The Rattus rattus isolate New Zealand chromosome 1, Rrattus_CSIRO_v1, whole genome shotgun sequence genome includes a region encoding these proteins:
- the LOC116888277 gene encoding ribosyldihydronicotinamide dehydrogenase [quinone]-like → MSGKKVLIVYAHQEPKSFNGSMKQVAVEELSKRVHEASMSDLYTMNFEPRATRNDVTGALSNPEVFKYGVEAYEAYKKKALTSDILEEQRKVQEADLVIFQFPLYWFSVPAILKGWMDRVLCQGFALDVPGFYDSGFLKDKLALLSLTTGGTAEMYTKAGVNGDFRYFLWPLQHGTLHFCGFKVLAPQISFGPEVSSEQKRKVMLSSWVQRLKSIWKEEPIHCTRSWYFQG, encoded by the coding sequence ATGTCAGGTAAGAAAGTGCTCATTGTCTATGCACACCAAGAACCCAAGTCCTTCAATGGGTCCATGAAGCAAGTGGCTGTCGAAGAACTGAGCAAGAGGGTCCATGAAGCAAGTATGTCTGATTTATACACCATGAACTTCGAGCCAAGGGCCACAAGAAACGATGTCACTGGTGCCCTCTCTAATCCTGAAGTCTTCAAATATGGGGTAGAAGCCTATGAAGCCTACAAGAAGAAAGCTCTGACCAGTGACATACTTGAAGAGCAGAGAAAGGTGCAAGAAGCTGATCTAGTGATATTTCAGTTTCCACTATACTGGTTCAGCGTTCCAGCAATCCTAAAAGGCTGGATGGATAGGGTGCTGTGCCAAGGGTTTGCCCTCGATGTCCCAGGCTTTTATGACTCTGGTTTTCTCAAGGATAAACTAGCCCTCCTTTCCTTAACCACGGGAGGTACAGCAGAGATGTACACAAAAGCTGGGGTCAATGGAGATTTCCGGTACTTCCTGTGGCCACTTCAGCATGGTACATTGCACTTCTGTGGATTTAAAGTCCTTGCCCCACAGATCAGTTTTGGTCCTGAAGTTTCatcagaacaaaaaagaaaagtgatgcTGTCATCATGGGTCCAGCGGCTGAAGAGCATCTGGAAGGAAGAACCCATCCACTGCACACGCTCTTGGTACTTCCAAGGATAA